The following proteins are encoded in a genomic region of Streptococcus constellatus subsp. constellatus:
- a CDS encoding Cof-type HAD-IIB family hydrolase: MYQLIAFDMDGTLLTSQKTIAKSSIAAIDRAHSAGKQVALSTGRSLSELGLYEKDLQGIRYAVLASGALIYDLEMKQTLAEQTLPAVVVDKVKALAEAHDLMVVGMINGQGYLQRSHFENIANYYMEIYTELYDETAVLVDNICDLLAKERENFGKINIYHLTADERDQSYEVLLFEDIAMIKSEVSGLELTARGVEKGQGLAHLAQYLQLPMEQIIAVGDADNDESMIREAGLGIAMGNANESIKGLADVIVADNDHDGCAQAIDKFLLVE; this comes from the coding sequence ATGTATCAATTGATTGCATTTGACATGGATGGAACGCTTTTAACTAGTCAAAAGACGATTGCAAAAAGTAGTATTGCAGCTATTGACAGAGCGCATTCAGCTGGAAAACAAGTTGCACTTTCAACAGGGCGCTCTCTGTCAGAATTAGGTCTTTATGAAAAAGATTTGCAAGGGATTCGCTATGCCGTTCTTGCTAGTGGTGCATTGATTTATGATTTGGAAATGAAGCAAACTTTAGCGGAGCAAACATTACCTGCTGTTGTGGTGGATAAAGTGAAGGCGTTGGCAGAAGCTCACGATTTAATGGTGGTCGGTATGATCAATGGACAAGGCTATCTTCAGCGCTCTCATTTTGAGAACATTGCGAACTACTATATGGAAATTTATACTGAACTGTATGACGAAACAGCGGTATTAGTAGATAATATCTGTGATTTGTTAGCAAAGGAAAGAGAAAATTTTGGTAAGATCAACATTTATCACTTAACAGCTGATGAGCGAGATCAATCGTATGAGGTTTTGTTATTTGAGGATATTGCCATGATAAAATCAGAAGTAAGTGGTCTTGAACTAACAGCGCGGGGTGTTGAAAAAGGGCAAGGTTTAGCTCACCTGGCTCAATATTTGCAACTTCCTATGGAACAGATCATTGCTGTTGGTGATGCAGATAACGATGAAAGTATGATTCGTGAAGCAGGCTTGGGCATTGCTATGGGAAATGCTAATGAGAGTATTAAAGGATTGGCGGATGTTATCGTAGCTGATAATGATCATGATGGCTGCGCGCAGGCAATTGATAAGTTTCTCCTTGTAGAATAA
- a CDS encoding ATP-binding cassette domain-containing protein: MPEKLVEVKDLEISFGEGSKKFVAVKNANFFINKGETFSLVGESGSGKTTIGRAIIGLNDTSKGDIFFDGKRINGKKSKEEESEVIRKIQMIFQDPAASLNERATVDYIISEGLYNFHLFKDEEERQKKVKDIIHEVGLLSEHLTRYPHEFSGGQRQRIGIARALVMEPDFVIADEPISALDVSVRAQVLNLLKKFQKDLGLTYLFIAHDLSVVRFISDRIAVIYKGVIVEVAETEELFNNPIHPYTQSLLSAVPIPDPILERKKVLKVYDAAQHDYSVDKPEMVEIRPGHFVWANKAEVEKYKKEL, from the coding sequence ATGCCTGAAAAATTAGTAGAAGTTAAAGATTTGGAAATTTCCTTCGGTGAAGGAAGCAAGAAATTTGTTGCTGTAAAAAATGCTAATTTCTTTATCAATAAAGGAGAAACGTTTTCACTTGTAGGAGAATCCGGCTCTGGTAAGACAACAATCGGTCGTGCCATTATTGGTTTGAACGATACTAGCAAGGGAGATATCTTCTTTGATGGAAAGAGAATCAATGGTAAGAAATCAAAAGAGGAAGAATCAGAAGTGATTCGCAAGATTCAAATGATTTTCCAAGACCCTGCTGCTAGTTTGAATGAACGTGCGACAGTTGATTATATTATTTCAGAGGGTCTGTATAATTTCCATCTGTTTAAAGATGAAGAAGAACGTCAGAAAAAGGTGAAAGATATTATTCATGAGGTGGGGTTGTTGTCAGAGCATTTGACCCGCTATCCGCATGAATTTTCTGGTGGTCAGCGTCAACGGATTGGGATTGCTCGTGCGCTTGTTATGGAGCCAGATTTTGTGATTGCAGATGAGCCGATTTCAGCACTTGACGTTTCTGTGCGCGCACAAGTTTTGAATCTTCTTAAGAAATTCCAAAAAGATCTAGGCTTGACTTATCTTTTCATTGCCCATGATTTATCAGTTGTACGTTTTATCTCAGACCGTATTGCTGTTATTTATAAGGGTGTGATTGTAGAAGTGGCTGAAACAGAAGAACTCTTCAATAATCCAATCCATCCTTATACGCAGTCATTGCTATCTGCTGTCCCAATTCCAGACCCAATATTGGAGCGGAAGAAAGTATTGAAGGTTTATGATGCTGCTCAACATGATTATTCAGTAGATAAGCCAGAAATGGTTGAAATTCGTCCAGGACACTTTGTCTGGGCTAATAAAGCAGAAGTTGAAAAGTATAAAAAAGAATTGTAA
- a CDS encoding LacI family DNA-binding transcriptional regulator yields the protein MVAKLTDVAKLAGVSPTTVSRVINKKGYLSEKTITKVTEAMRELGYKPNNLARSLQGKSAKLIGLIFPNISHIFYAELIDKLEHELFNRGYKTIICNSEHNSNKEKEYLEMLEANQVDGIISGSHNLGISDYDRVTAPIISFDRNLSPSIPVVSSDNYAGGTLAAETLVKSGAKKIIMITGNDNSNSPTGLRHAGFASVLPTAPIINVSSDFSPIRKEMEIKNILKDKKPDAIFASDDLTAILIMKVAQELGVNIPEELKVIGYDGTYFVENYYPQLATIQQPLKDIACLLVDLLLRKIEGEKVPTTGYFLPVHLSSGKSI from the coding sequence ATGGTCGCAAAACTAACTGATGTAGCAAAACTGGCAGGGGTCAGCCCCACAACCGTTTCCCGTGTGATTAACAAAAAAGGCTACCTCTCAGAAAAAACAATCACAAAAGTAACTGAAGCTATGCGAGAATTAGGCTACAAACCTAATAATCTCGCTCGCAGCTTACAAGGAAAATCCGCTAAATTAATTGGATTGATCTTTCCAAATATTAGTCATATATTTTATGCTGAACTCATTGATAAATTAGAACACGAGTTATTTAATAGAGGTTACAAAACAATTATCTGCAACAGCGAACACAATTCGAACAAAGAAAAAGAATATCTGGAGATGCTAGAAGCCAATCAAGTCGATGGCATTATCTCTGGCAGCCATAACTTGGGCATTTCGGATTATGACCGCGTAACAGCCCCTATTATCTCTTTTGACCGCAACTTGTCTCCTTCTATCCCTGTTGTATCTTCCGACAACTATGCTGGTGGGACCCTAGCCGCAGAAACATTGGTCAAATCTGGAGCTAAAAAGATCATTATGATTACCGGAAATGATAATTCCAATTCACCAACAGGTCTCCGCCATGCAGGCTTTGCCTCTGTCCTACCAACCGCTCCTATTATCAATGTATCTAGCGACTTCTCCCCCATTCGCAAAGAAATGGAAATCAAAAATATCTTAAAAGATAAGAAGCCCGATGCTATTTTTGCTTCAGATGATTTAACTGCCATTTTAATCATGAAAGTCGCTCAAGAACTGGGGGTCAACATCCCAGAGGAACTAAAAGTTATTGGTTATGACGGAACTTATTTTGTGGAAAATTACTATCCACAGCTCGCCACTATTCAGCAACCATTAAAAGATATAGCTTGCTTACTGGTCGATTTATTGCTGCGAAAAATTGAAGGAGAAAAAGTTCCAACAACGGGTTACTTCTTACCTGTTCACCTTTCTTCAGGAAAAAGCATTTAA
- a CDS encoding peptide ABC transporter substrate-binding protein, which yields MKKSKIIALAAVTLLTAGALTACSGSKTSSSNKTFSYVYEQDPDNLDYLTTGKASTSNITSNVIDGLLENDRYGNLIPSVAKDWTVSKDGLTYTYKLRKGVKWYTSEGEEYAEVKAQDFVAGLKHAADKKSDAIYLVQDSIKGLDAYMKGENKDFSSVGIKAVDDYTVQYTLNRPESFWNSKTTMGVLAPVNAEFLKSKGNKFAQATDPSSLLYNGPYLLKSITAKSSVELAKNPNYWDKKNVHIDNIKLSYYDGQDQDKLAKGFSDGSFTNAKVFPTSPSYASVSKKYKNNIVYTPQDATTYLVATNIDRQSYNHTSKTTDAQKTSTKKALLNKDFRQAITFAFDRTAYASQVNGKDGATKMLRNLFVPPTFVQTDDKNFGELVKEKLVGYDESWKNVNLNDAQDGLYNPTKAKEKLAKAKAALQADGVQFPIHIDMPVDQTATNKVQRVQSLKQSIEKNLGKENVVIDIQQMSKDDVNNITYFAESAAAEDWDLSDNVGWSPDFQDPSTYLDIIKPSSGESTKTYLGFDAGTNNAAAAQVGMNEYEKLLNEAEKETTNTNARYEKYAAAQAWLTDNALVIPTTTLTGRPILSRTVPFTNPFAWSGNKGNSEIILYKYLELQDEPVTQDQYKKAMIKWNKERSKSNKKAQEELADHVK from the coding sequence ATGAAGAAAAGTAAAATCATTGCTTTAGCGGCTGTTACCCTACTTACAGCAGGAGCCTTAACGGCTTGTTCTGGCTCTAAAACAAGTTCTAGCAACAAAACATTTTCATATGTTTATGAGCAAGATCCAGATAATTTGGATTATTTGACAACTGGGAAGGCCTCTACTTCAAATATTACAAGTAATGTCATTGATGGACTTTTAGAAAATGACCGTTACGGAAATTTAATCCCTTCTGTGGCAAAAGATTGGACGGTTTCCAAAGATGGCTTGACTTACACTTATAAACTTCGTAAAGGTGTCAAATGGTATACATCCGAAGGTGAAGAGTATGCCGAAGTCAAAGCGCAAGACTTTGTGGCTGGTTTGAAACACGCTGCAGATAAGAAATCCGATGCTATTTATTTGGTACAAGATTCAATCAAAGGCCTGGATGCTTACATGAAGGGTGAAAATAAAGATTTCTCTTCTGTCGGTATCAAAGCGGTTGATGATTATACGGTTCAATATACTCTGAATCGACCAGAAAGCTTTTGGAATTCAAAGACTACGATGGGGGTTTTAGCGCCAGTTAATGCAGAATTTTTGAAATCAAAAGGAAATAAATTTGCACAAGCAACAGACCCATCTAGTCTTCTTTATAATGGACCATACTTGCTAAAATCTATCACTGCAAAATCATCTGTTGAATTGGCTAAAAATCCAAACTATTGGGATAAGAAAAATGTACACATTGATAACATCAAATTGTCTTACTATGATGGTCAAGACCAAGATAAACTTGCTAAAGGATTTAGTGACGGTTCATTTACCAATGCAAAAGTATTTCCAACTAGTCCAAGTTATGCTTCTGTCAGCAAGAAATACAAAAACAACATCGTTTATACTCCACAAGATGCAACCACTTATCTAGTGGCTACAAACATCGATCGTCAATCTTACAATCATACATCAAAGACAACAGATGCTCAAAAGACATCTACTAAGAAAGCATTATTGAATAAAGATTTCCGTCAAGCAATTACATTTGCATTTGACCGCACAGCTTATGCGTCACAAGTAAATGGGAAAGATGGTGCGACGAAGATGCTTCGTAATCTCTTTGTACCACCAACTTTTGTTCAAACAGATGATAAGAACTTTGGAGAATTGGTCAAAGAAAAATTAGTCGGCTACGATGAAAGTTGGAAAAATGTCAACTTAAATGATGCGCAAGACGGTCTTTACAATCCAACGAAAGCCAAGGAAAAATTAGCCAAAGCGAAAGCAGCGCTTCAAGCAGACGGTGTTCAATTCCCAATCCACATTGACATGCCAGTTGACCAAACGGCAACGAATAAAGTTCAACGTGTACAATCATTGAAACAATCGATTGAAAAAAATCTTGGCAAAGAAAATGTTGTGATTGACATTCAACAAATGTCTAAAGACGATGTAAATAATATCACTTACTTTGCTGAATCTGCAGCTGCAGAAGATTGGGATCTTTCTGATAATGTTGGTTGGAGTCCAGACTTCCAAGATCCATCTACCTATCTTGATATCATCAAACCTTCAAGCGGTGAAAGCACAAAGACTTATCTAGGATTTGATGCAGGTACAAATAACGCTGCAGCAGCACAAGTCGGTATGAACGAATATGAAAAGCTGTTGAACGAGGCTGAAAAAGAAACCACTAATACGAATGCACGCTATGAAAAATATGCGGCAGCCCAAGCTTGGTTGACTGATAATGCATTAGTTATTCCAACAACAACGCTAACGGGTCGCCCAATTCTTTCTCGCACAGTGCCATTTACTAATCCATTTGCTTGGTCAGGAAACAAAGGGAATAGTGAAATCATTCTATATAAATATCTTGAACTCCAAGATGAGCCTGTTACACAAGATCAGTACAAGAAAGCTATGATTAAATGGAATAAAGAGCGATCAAAATCTAATAAAAAAGCTCAAGAAGAACTTGCAGATCATGTTAAATAA
- a CDS encoding ABC transporter ATP-binding protein, which produces MTQEKNVILTARDIVVEFDVRDKVLTAIRGVSLDLIEGEVLALVGESGSGKSVLTKTFTGMLEDNGRVAQGSINYRGQDLTKLKSNKDWEPIRGVKIATIFQDPMTSLDPINTIGSQITEVIVKHQKKTAKEAKEMAIDYMNKVGIPDAEKRFSEYPFQYSGGMRQRIVIAIALACRPDILICDEPTTALDVTIQAQIIDLLKSLQQEYQFTTIFITHDLGVVASIADKVAVMYAGEIVEYGTVEDVFYDPRHPYTWSLLSSLPQLADDKGELYSIPGTPPSLYSHLQGDAFALRSDYAMEIDFEEKPPQIYVSDTHWAKTWLLHENAPKVNKPAVIDDLHEKISSKMGFAHLDA; this is translated from the coding sequence ATGACACAAGAAAAAAATGTAATATTGACTGCCCGCGATATTGTCGTGGAATTTGACGTTCGTGATAAAGTCTTAACCGCCATTCGTGGTGTATCACTTGACCTCATCGAAGGTGAAGTTCTTGCTCTCGTAGGAGAGTCAGGTTCTGGTAAATCTGTTTTAACAAAGACTTTTACTGGAATGTTAGAGGATAATGGTCGAGTAGCGCAAGGATCGATTAACTATCGTGGACAAGATTTGACAAAATTGAAATCCAATAAAGATTGGGAACCTATTCGTGGTGTTAAAATTGCGACTATTTTCCAAGACCCAATGACAAGTTTAGACCCAATTAATACGATTGGTAGCCAGATTACAGAAGTTATTGTAAAACATCAAAAGAAAACGGCAAAAGAAGCGAAGGAAATGGCTATTGACTATATGAATAAAGTCGGTATTCCTGATGCTGAAAAGCGTTTTAGTGAGTATCCTTTCCAATATTCAGGAGGAATGCGTCAACGGATCGTTATTGCCATTGCGCTTGCTTGTCGTCCTGATATCTTAATCTGTGATGAACCTACAACAGCGCTTGATGTTACCATTCAAGCACAAATCATTGATTTGTTGAAATCATTGCAACAAGAGTATCAATTCACTACTATTTTTATCACCCACGACCTTGGAGTGGTAGCAAGTATTGCGGATAAAGTTGCCGTTATGTATGCTGGAGAAATCGTCGAGTATGGTACAGTAGAAGACGTCTTTTATGATCCACGTCATCCTTATACTTGGAGCTTGTTATCAAGCTTGCCACAGTTGGCAGATGATAAAGGAGAGCTTTACTCTATTCCTGGCACACCGCCGTCTCTTTATTCACACTTGCAAGGAGATGCTTTCGCTCTTCGTTCAGATTATGCGATGGAAATTGATTTTGAGGAAAAACCACCTCAAATCTATGTATCAGATACACATTGGGCAAAAACATGGTTGCTTCATGAAAATGCTCCAAAAGTGAATAAACCTGCTGTTATTGATGATTTACATGAAAAAATTAGCTCAAAAATGGGTTTTGCTCATTTAGACGCTTAG
- a CDS encoding ABC transporter permease: MKKYIFMRILRSLVSIFMVTTLTYTIIYTMVPRKLIFKQDPNYNKIATTPDKKTNYENTIFERMGYIDYYDTKELQEKASKENPSVTVEPTNANKKIYEAYIKKLGRGWKLQQFKESKQFYATREVPVYERVLGFYGNLIQIDHTGAVKDASNPNLKRYLRIENDPAIGWSVVGSGTKHKYLLYFNGQFPFVHQNFVRLNLGISYPTYANLPVLQVISQGQGQTKTSEVQFPTGKKTSSVNIYTRTYKSPKQADARDVANYGKDDPYTATESNYQYPSMIVSSSIVGLIGLALSYLIAVPLGSYMARFKNTLFDSISTGALTFLMSLPTIALVYIIRLIGSALGLPDSFPILGAGDWRSYVLPAVILGLLSAPWTAVWIRRYMIDLQSQDFVRFARAKGLSEQEISNKHIFKNAMVPLVSSIPGAIIGVITGATLTETIFAFPGMGKMLIDSVKASNNSMVVGLVFIFTCLSIFALLLGDILMTMLDPRIKLTSKGGK; encoded by the coding sequence ATGAAGAAATATATTTTTATGCGTATCTTACGCTCTTTAGTATCTATTTTCATGGTAACAACATTGACTTACACCATTATCTATACTATGGTGCCAAGAAAGTTGATTTTCAAGCAGGATCCGAACTATAATAAAATAGCTACAACTCCTGATAAAAAGACTAATTATGAAAATACAATTTTTGAGCGTATGGGTTACATTGACTACTATGATACGAAGGAATTACAAGAAAAAGCTAGTAAAGAGAATCCTTCTGTAACAGTAGAACCTACTAATGCAAATAAAAAAATCTATGAAGCTTACATCAAAAAGTTGGGGCGTGGTTGGAAATTGCAGCAATTCAAAGAAAGTAAGCAATTTTATGCAACTCGAGAGGTTCCAGTTTATGAACGCGTTCTTGGTTTCTATGGCAATTTGATTCAAATTGACCATACAGGTGCTGTGAAAGATGCTTCTAATCCAAACTTGAAGCGTTATCTTCGTATTGAAAATGATCCTGCTATTGGTTGGTCTGTTGTTGGTTCTGGAACGAAACATAAGTATTTATTGTACTTTAATGGGCAATTTCCGTTTGTTCATCAGAATTTTGTGAGATTAAATCTAGGTATTTCTTATCCAACTTATGCGAATCTTCCTGTTTTACAAGTTATTTCGCAAGGGCAAGGACAAACGAAAACTTCTGAAGTTCAATTCCCGACAGGTAAGAAAACTTCGTCTGTCAACATTTATACAAGAACTTATAAATCTCCAAAACAAGCCGATGCGCGTGATGTTGCCAATTATGGAAAAGATGATCCATATACGGCAACAGAAAGTAACTACCAATATCCATCAATGATTGTAAGTTCTTCAATTGTTGGTTTGATTGGTCTGGCTTTATCTTACTTAATTGCTGTTCCGCTTGGATCTTACATGGCTCGCTTTAAGAATACATTGTTTGATAGTATTTCGACAGGAGCCTTGACATTCTTGATGTCATTGCCAACTATCGCTTTGGTTTATATCATTCGGTTGATTGGTTCGGCTCTTGGATTGCCGGATTCCTTCCCTATTTTGGGAGCGGGAGATTGGCGTTCCTATGTTCTTCCGGCAGTTATTCTTGGGCTTTTGAGTGCGCCTTGGACAGCTGTTTGGATTCGTCGTTATATGATTGACCTGCAATCACAAGACTTTGTTCGTTTTGCACGGGCAAAAGGTCTCTCTGAACAAGAAATTTCAAATAAACATATTTTTAAAAACGCCATGGTACCACTTGTATCCAGTATACCTGGTGCTATTATCGGAGTTATCACAGGTGCGACTTTGACCGAAACAATCTTTGCTTTCCCTGGAATGGGTAAAATGCTGATTGACTCTGTTAAAGCATCTAATAATTCTATGGTCGTTGGTCTTGTATTTATCTTTACATGTCTTTCTATTTTCGCTCTTCTATTGGGTGATATTCTGATGACCATGCTTGACCCACGTATTAAATTAACATCAAAAGGAGGTAAATAA
- the oppC gene encoding oligopeptide ABC transporter permease OppC, which produces MATIDKSKFTFVKRDDFASEIIDAPAYSYWKSVMRQFLRKKSTIAMLGILVAIVLMSFIYPIFSNFDFNDVSKVNDFSARYIKPNAQYWFGTDSNGKSLFDGVWFGARNSILISVIATMINLVIGIVIGGIWGISKTVDRVMIEIYNIISNIPPLLIVIVLTYSIGAGFWNLIFAMTITGWIGIAYNIRIQILRYRDLEYNLASRTLGTPTVKIIVKNIMPQLVSVIVTTASQLLPSFISYEAFLSFFGLGLPVTVPSLGRLISDYSQNVTTNAYLFWIPLTTLILVSLSLFVVGQNLADASDPRTHR; this is translated from the coding sequence ATGGCTACAATTGATAAAAGTAAGTTCACATTTGTAAAACGCGATGATTTTGCCTCTGAAATAATTGATGCGCCAGCTTATTCTTACTGGAAATCTGTTATGCGTCAATTCTTAAGGAAAAAATCAACAATTGCTATGTTGGGTATTCTTGTTGCAATTGTTTTGATGAGTTTCATCTATCCGATTTTTTCAAATTTCGATTTTAATGATGTAAGTAAAGTAAATGATTTTAGTGCTCGTTATATCAAACCGAATGCCCAATATTGGTTTGGTACAGATAGTAACGGAAAATCCCTCTTTGACGGAGTGTGGTTTGGAGCACGTAACTCTATTCTTATTTCAGTTATTGCAACCATGATTAACCTTGTGATTGGTATTGTTATTGGTGGTATCTGGGGAATTTCAAAGACTGTCGATCGTGTGATGATTGAGATTTATAATATCATTTCTAACATTCCACCGCTTTTGATTGTCATTGTCTTGACTTACTCAATCGGTGCAGGTTTCTGGAATTTGATTTTTGCTATGACCATCACTGGTTGGATTGGGATTGCTTACAATATTCGTATCCAAATTCTACGTTATCGTGATTTAGAGTATAACCTTGCCAGTCGCACTTTGGGAACACCGACTGTTAAAATCATTGTAAAAAATATTATGCCACAGTTGGTTTCTGTGATTGTGACAACTGCTTCACAATTACTTCCAAGTTTCATTTCATACGAAGCCTTTCTGTCTTTCTTTGGTTTGGGACTTCCTGTGACGGTGCCAAGTTTAGGGCGTTTGATTTCGGATTATTCACAAAATGTTACAACAAATGCATATCTTTTCTGGATTCCATTAACAACGTTGATTTTGGTTTCCCTTTCCCTATTCGTTGTCGGTCAGAACTTAGCGGATGCTAGTGATCCACGTACACATAGATAG
- a CDS encoding sucrose-6-phosphate hydrolase, which produces MAWTTEQRYKRYENWTTDEINQIKENIEKSPWRTSYHVEPQTGLLNDPNGFSYFNGKWIVFYQNFPFGATHGLKCWVQLESDDLVHFTETGLRVLPDTKLDSHGAYSGSAMQFNDKLFLFYTGNVRDENWVRHPYQIGALLDKEGKLEKIDKVLIEQPKEATDHFRDPQIFNYKGQIYGIIGGQNLDKKGFIKLYKAVENDYTNWEEVGDLDFENDNTAYMMECPNLVFIDETPVLLYCPQGLSKKVAPYDNIFPNMYKIGQSFDIAKTAIVDPSPLQNLDYGFDCYATQAFNAPDGRVLAVSWLGLPDIAYPSDRFDHQGIFSLVKELTLKKGKLYQYPVQAIQNLRKENKVFTNQAKTKNSYELELEFASGSQTEIVLFADQKHKGLRIHFDIKNGQVTIDRSEVGEQYALEFGTVRRCMIENQTTTASIFIDKSVFEIFINKGEKVFSGRIFPHNDQNGIFITEGNPTGTYYELDYGRKTN; this is translated from the coding sequence TTGGCTTGGACAACCGAACAACGCTACAAACGTTATGAAAACTGGACAACAGATGAAATCAATCAAATAAAAGAAAATATTGAAAAATCTCCTTGGCGGACTAGTTACCATGTAGAACCTCAGACAGGATTACTCAATGACCCAAATGGCTTCTCTTATTTTAATGGTAAATGGATTGTGTTCTATCAGAACTTCCCTTTTGGAGCAACCCACGGTCTAAAATGCTGGGTACAGCTCGAAAGTGATGATTTAGTCCATTTCACAGAAACTGGTCTACGAGTTCTACCAGATACGAAACTGGATAGCCACGGCGCCTACTCTGGCTCTGCTATGCAGTTTAATGACAAGCTTTTCCTTTTTTATACCGGAAATGTTCGCGATGAAAATTGGGTACGCCACCCATACCAAATCGGAGCATTGCTGGATAAAGAAGGGAAACTCGAGAAGATTGATAAAGTCTTGATTGAGCAGCCAAAAGAAGCTACAGATCACTTTCGCGATCCACAGATTTTCAATTATAAAGGCCAGATCTATGGCATTATCGGCGGACAAAATCTGGACAAAAAAGGGTTTATCAAGCTTTATAAAGCAGTTGAAAACGACTATACAAACTGGGAAGAAGTCGGCGATTTAGACTTTGAAAATGACAATACAGCCTATATGATGGAATGCCCCAATCTTGTCTTTATTGATGAAACACCTGTTTTGCTCTACTGCCCTCAAGGTTTATCAAAAAAAGTTGCTCCTTACGACAATATTTTCCCAAACATGTATAAGATAGGTCAATCGTTTGACATAGCAAAGACAGCAATTGTCGATCCTAGTCCTCTGCAAAATTTAGATTATGGATTTGATTGCTATGCAACCCAAGCTTTCAATGCTCCAGATGGCCGTGTCTTAGCAGTCAGCTGGTTAGGTTTGCCGGATATTGCTTACCCATCTGATCGTTTTGATCATCAAGGAATTTTCTCGCTTGTCAAGGAATTAACACTAAAAAAAGGAAAACTCTATCAATATCCTGTTCAAGCAATCCAAAACCTGCGGAAAGAGAATAAAGTATTCACCAACCAAGCAAAAACAAAAAACAGCTATGAACTGGAATTAGAATTTGCAAGTGGTTCACAAACTGAAATCGTCCTCTTTGCAGATCAAAAACACAAAGGCCTCCGTATTCACTTCGATATCAAAAATGGTCAAGTAACAATTGACCGTAGTGAAGTTGGCGAACAATATGCTCTTGAATTTGGGACAGTTCGCCGCTGTATGATTGAAAACCAAACTACAACTGCCTCAATTTTCATTGATAAGTCAGTTTTTGAAATTTTTATTAACAAAGGAGAGAAAGTATTTTCAGGTCGCATTTTCCCACATAATGACCAAAACGGCATTTTTATCACTGAGGGAAATCCAACCGGAACTTACTATGAATTAGATTATGGTCGCAAAACTAACTGA